The Agromyces mariniharenae sequence GGCCGCCGTGCGGGCGGCCGTCGACGCGAACCTCCCGATCGCCGTGCGCAGCGGCGGCCACGGCAGCATGCCCGCCACCGGCGGCGTGGTCATCGACATGGCCGAGTTCGACGGCGTCGACCTGCTCGACGGCGACCTGGTGCGGGTCGGCACCGGCGCCCACTGGGGCGACGTCGCGGCGGCGATCGCGCCGCACGGCCTCGCCATCACGTCGGGCGACACGCTCGACGTCGGCGTCGGCGGGCTGGCGCTCGGCGGCGGCATCGGCTGGCTCGTCCGCACGCACGGCCTCACGATCGACCTCGTGCGCGAGATCGAGTTCGTCACGGCCGCCGGTGCGGTGCTCACGGTCACTGCGGAGTCGCACCCCGACCTGTTCTGGGCGCTTCGCGGCGGTGGCGGCAACTTCGGCATCGCCACCCGCTTCGTGCTGCAGGCCTCGCCGGTCGGCGAGCTCGTCGGCGGCCACCTGCACTTCGACCAGTCGCAGGTCGGCGACGTGCTTCGCGCGTGGCGTGACATCACGCTCGCCTCCCCCGACGAGCTCAACTCCACGCTGATCGTGATGCCCGCGATCATGCCCGAGCTGCCCGCGGGCCCGCAGCTCGCCGTGGCGCTCCGCGGCACCGAGGAGGAGCTCCGCCGCCTGCTCGAGCCGCTGCTGTCGCTCCCGTCGATCACCGACGTGTCGCTCGGCCCCGTCGCGTACGCCGAGCTGCTCGAAGCGGCGCCGCCCGGTCGTCCGCCGTTCCAGTTCGTCGGCGGCAACGGCTTCGTCGCCGACGTCTCCGACGAGCTGCTCGCCGCCGCCGAGCGCGCCTACGCGGGGCCCGCGCCGACCATGGTCATGCTGCGTGCCCTCGGCGGCGCGTTCACGCGCGTCGAATCCGACGCGACAGCGGTCGCCTACCGCGACGCGCAGGCGTTCTTCATGGTCAACAGCCTGCTGCCGCTCGACGCTCCCGCGTCCGACGTCGCCGCGGTGCGGCTCGTCGTCGACGAACCGCTCTCGCACACGGCCGGGCACTACTCGAACTTCACGCAGGAGTTCGGCGACGACGTCACCGCGATCATCTACCCGCCCGAGACGCTCGCGCGCCTCAAGCGGGTGAAGGCCGACGTCGACCCCGACGACGTGTTCCGGCCGGCGCACCACATCACGCCGGCGTAGGGCTCGCCACCCGACAGGTCACCCCAGCGGCGGGTCCTCGTGCAGGTCGTCATCGGCCGGCGCGAGGACCCAGCCGGTGAACCGCACCTCGAGGTCGCCACGCAGCGGCGCGCACACCATGGGTCCGGCGGATGCCGCGGCGGCCGGGAACGGCGCGACGCGCAGCGTACGCCAGCCGCTCGACGCCGTGCGGGCGCGCAACGTGATGTCGTCGCCGAGCTCGCCGCTCCGGCTCGCGCGGATCGTGACGAGCTGCCCGGCCCACTCCGGCACCGGAGCCATCGACCAGTCCGACACCCCGTTCGTGACGACCGCACCCAGGTGCAGCACCCCGTCGGAGACCTCGAGTCCCGCCTTCACCCACTGCTCGTCGCCGACCCACAGCAGGATGCCCGCCTGGTCGTAGAGCGCGGTCAGCGCCGACGCGTCGAAGGTCACCTCGACCGCGGCATCCGCCGGCCACGGTGCCAGGAGGCCGTGCCCGTCGTCGTGGATGAACCCGTAGTGGGTCGTGCGCCAGTAGTCGCTGCCCTCGGCGGCGCGGACCACGAGGTCGTCGCCGTCCTGCCGGGTCGACACGGGGTCCCGCGTCCACCGCCCGGCCGTCCACTCCACCCGCCGTTGCTCCATGGGTCCACGCTAATGCGGCGAGCGCCTAGACTGCCCTCGATGAGCACCCCCGCGAGCAACCCGACGCGCGCAGTTCAGCAGGCGGATGCCGCCGATCATGCTTCGAGCGAGGTGCTCGCGCGCGTGGCATCCGATCTCGCCGATCGCTACGCGGGTGTGTTCTCGCCCGAGACCGTCGGCCGCTATGTGCGCGAGAGCCACGACCTGCTCATCGACCACTCGCCGCTCACCCGCTTCGTGCCGTCGCGCACGGCGACGTTCGCGGCGATCCGTCTCGAGGCGCTCGCGACCGAAGCTGCGCCGTCGCGTGACCGCCTCCCACGGGTGCTCTTCGTGTGCGTGCAGAACTCCGGCCGGTCGCAGCTGGCGGCCGCGATGCTCAAGCAGCTGGCCGGCGATCGCGTCCGCGTGCGCAGCGCGGGGTCGCGGCCCGCGAGCACGGTGAAGTCCACGATCATCACGGCGCTCGACGAGATCGGGCTGTCGCTCGGCGGCGAGTTCCCGAAGCCCCTCACCGACGAGGTGGTGCGCGTCCGACGTGGTCGTCACGATGGGTTGCGGCGACGCGTGCCCCGTGTATCCGGGAACCCGCTACCTGGACTGGGAGCTCGAGGATCCGGCCGGGCTGCCGATCGAGCGCGTGCGCGAGATCCGCGGCGACATCGAGCGGCGCGTGCGCGAGCTGATCCACGAGCTCGAGCTGTAGGCGCGGTTCGGGGCGGCATCACGTCCTCGTCGACCGCGGCCTCCGTCTCTCGGGGCGCCGCGGACCCGGTCAGCCCCAGGCGCCGAAGGAGTCGTCGAGCTCGTCGCGCTCCTCGCGCTTGCGGCGGGCCGCCTCGAGGTCGCGTGCGAGGTCGAGCGAGAGCCCCTCGAGGCGGTCGTCGCGCTCCAGCTCGTAGTCCTCGTCGACCTCGTAGCCCGTCCACTCGCGCGCGAGTCGCTGGTCGATGACGCCGGCGATCTCGTCCCACGCCTCGCGGCGGGCGCGCTCGGCGAATTCGGCGAGGTACGCGTCGTCGTTGCGGAGCTCGGTGAGCCGCGCCGCCACGGCGACGTTGATGCGCTCGCGCAAGCGGAGGTTCCAGGAATCCGCGCGGTGGTAGTCGTGCTGGTGCTCGGAGCGACCCTCGCGCTGCGCCGCGGACTCCCGCTCGGCCGCCGACCACTCCGCGACCTCGTCGAGCTCCACGACGAGCTCGTGCAGCACCTCGCGCGCGGCCGCGGCCGCCCGGTCGGCATCCCACGGCTCAGCGCCACGCAACGCCTCGACGATGATGCGGTTCTTCAGGGCCATGCGACCCGCGGCCTCTGCGACGAGGAGGCCCTCGGTGAAGGACTCCTCGAACGTGAGCGGCTCGACCTCGGGCAGGGCCTTGCGGTCGAAGGGCGTGAACCGCTTCCGCTCCTGCCGCCGCCGCCAGAACCGCATCGCGCTGCCCTTCGCCTCCGAACCCCCGCGTCCGAACGCCGGTCGGCGGTCGGAGAACGAGCCTATCGCGGGCGGGTGGACGCCCGTCGGGTGTCGGCGGTCGTGGGTAGCCTGCTCGCATGACGTGCGGGATCATCCTCGCCGACGGGCGCGCGTGCGACGAGCCCGTCGAGGCCGGCGCGCCCCTGAACCTGTGCACCGGGCACCTGCTCGAGGCGCACGATTGGGTGGCGCGGGCCGTCGGCACGACCGATCTGCTGCCGTCGCCGTGCCTCGCCTGCGGCTCGCGCATCGGGGTGCGATACCCGTCGGGGTGGGTGTGCGCCGAGTGCGAGTGGCGCGTGGGCGAGGTGCCCGACGACGAGCTCGATCGGCCGCGCGTCGAGGTGGTCTACTACATCCGCTACCGCGACCAGATCAAGATCGGCACGTCGGTCAATCCGCGCCTGCGGCTCGCGAGCCTGCCCCACGACGAGGTCCTCGCCTTCGAGCGCGGCGGTCGCGCGGTCGAGCAGCGGCGACACGTCCAGTTCGCGGCGCACCGGTTCGCGGGCACCGAGTGGTTCGCGGTGCACGACGCGCTGCTCGAGCACATCGCCGAGCTGTCGGCGGGGGTCGACGACCCGTGGCGCGAGTACGAGCGCTGGGTGCTGCGGCGGGTGGCGCTGCGCACGTCGTAGCGGCGGCACGGCGACGGATGCCGGCGATACCTCGAGTTGCGCCCGTGGATCCGCGTCGACATGAGCGACTGCAGGAACTTCCGGGCGAAACGCCGGTCGGGCGGCCGCTCACGGCGGCGTGTCGGCGAATTCTTCCTGCATCCGGGTCAGGTCGAGGTGGGTCGACGGCGACGGATGCCGCGGGCAGCGGCCCGGCGAGCACCGGGTTCTCGGGGTCGGCGCGCTCGGCCCGGGCTCACGGGCAGTAGAGCTGCGTGCGCTCCCCCGAGCGGTCGATGTCGTGCTCCGACATGGGTGCGCCGCAGAGCGGGCACGCCGCCGGGCGCGCCGCGACGGGCTCTTCGTCGTAGGGGCCGAGGGGCGGCGGCCCGATGTAGGGCAGCAGGCGGGCGTTGAGGCGCTCGATGAAGCCCGCGTAGCCGCGCGAGCCCGTGCGGTCGCCACGGGTGGGTCGTGTCATATCATTAGTGTACTAACTATTCGCACGCGATGCATACTGGAGCCATGGACGACCGACGAACGACGACCGCCACCGCTGACCCGGTGACGCCCGAGACGGCGGCGGCGAGCCAGATGGCGACCACCCCGAGGTCGGCGACCACCCCGAGGTCGGCGACCACCGTCGGCAACGCCGGCGTCGTGGCATCCGACGACCTGCTCGCCCTCGAGAACCAGGTCTGCTTCGCGCTGGCGGTGGCCGCGCGCGGCGTGATCGGGGTGTACCGGCCGATCCTCGAGCCGCTCGGGCTCACGCACCCGCAGTACCTCGTGATGCTCGCGCTCTGGGGCCGCAGCCCGCGCACCGTGCGCGACCTCGGCGAGGCCCTGCAGCTCGAGCCGGCGACGCTCTCGCCGCTGCTCAAGCGGCTCGAGGCGCAGGGCTACGTGACCCGCGAGCGCAGCGCCCGCGACGAGCGCGCGCTCGACGTCGCGCTGACGGACGCCGGGCGTGCCCTCCGCGAGCGGGCGCTCGCGATCCCGCCGCAGGTCGTCGACCGGCTCGGGATGAGCCTCGACGAGCTCGGCGCGCTGCGCGACCGCCTCGCCGAGGTGATCGCGGCGGTGCAGCGCGGCTGATCGGCCGCGCCGCGCTCAGCTCGGGACGAGCGCGGCGGCGCCGAACGAGACGCTGAACTGCACGCACCAGAGGTCGACGGTCGGATACGCGGCGAGGTCGACGTCGACGGGGATGTCGTAGAGCTGGTTCCCCTGGTTGCCCTTGATCATGCCGAGGTCGACGTAGGGGTGACCGCCTGCGGTGAACCAGCCGTCGAACCCCTCGATCACCGGTCCGGCGCTGAGCCACACGTGCACGTCGGGACCGTTCGTCGTCTGGAGGTCTTCGATCGCGAGCTGACGGGTTCCGTCGGGCAACTGGATCACGCGCACCGTGCCGGTCGTCTCGTGCTCGTGGCTGATGAGCGAGCCGCTCGACAGCTCGACGGGTCCCGCGGGTTCCGCCGGCGTCGACGGAAGCGGGGTGTCGCGGGCCACCGGCGGCGACGAGGAGTCGTCGCCCGCCGACGGTGTCGCAGCGGCCGTCGGCGACGTCACCGGGATCGCGTCGTCGACCCGCACGTCGATGAAGAGCAGCCACGGCTGGAACACGAGGGCTGCGATCACGGCGCCGGCCACGAGGACGCCGCCGATGACCCACCACCACACCCGGCGCCGGCCCGACCGCGGTGCTGCGGCATCCGTGGCGCGGTCGACCGGGTCGGGTGCGTCAGGCATCGGGATCGAACCCCTCGATGCTCCCGTCGGCCGACGCGTACTTCACGATGAGGCTGCAGTCCTTGCCGCCGTAGCCCTCGTCGATGAGCTGGTCGAACTGGTCGAGCGCGATGCGCGACGCAGGCAGGTGCAGCCCGGCGACGTCGCCCGCGGCGACCGCGAACGAGAGGTCCTTCTGCGCCAGCACGGTCGTGAACGTGGCGTCGAAGTTGCGGTTGGCCGGGCTCGTCGGCACGACGCCCGGCACCGGGTACCAGGTGCGCAGCGGCCACGAGTCGCCCGACGACACCGACGCGACCTGGAAGAAGGTCTCGGCGTCGAGCCCGAGCTCCGCCGCGAGCTGCGACCCCTCGGAGACGCCGAGCAGCGACACGAACAGCATGAGGTTGTTCGCGAGCTTCGCCGCGATGCCCATGGTCGGCCCGCCGACGCGGAACACGTGCCCGGCCATCGGCTCGACGAGCTCGGCGGCCTCGGCGACGGCCGCCTCCTCGCCCCCGAGCATGAACGTGAGCGTGCCGGCGTGCGCACCCGCGATGCCGCCCGAGACGGGCGAGTCGACGAAGCGGAAGCCGCGCGCGGCGGACTGGTCGTGCGACCACCGCGACGTCTCGACGTCGACGGTCGACGTGTCGAGCAGCAGCGCCGTCGTCGGAGCGGTCTCCCACACGCCGCCCGCGCCACCCAGCACCTCGCGCACGTGCTCGCCGCGTGGCAACGACGTGAATGCGGCATCGGCGCCCTGCACCGCGTCGGCGATCGAGTCGACGACCTGCACGCCGTGCTCGGCCGCGGCCGCTCGGCACGCCGGGTCGGGATCGACCCCGCGCACCTCGTGCCCCGCGGCGACGAGGTTGCCCGACATCGGGCCGCCCATGTGCCCCAGACCGATCCAGGCGATCGTCGCCATGGCCCCTCCCGACTTCATCGACGCGGAGTGCGGCAGGTGTCGCACCACGGGGTGCCCGCGTTTCCCACGATACGTTCGCGGCATCCGGCGGGCAACGGATGCCGCGGGCCGCCGCCGACCCTCAGAACCGGATCACCTGGCGGATCGCCCGGCCCTCGGCGAGCGTATCCATCGCGGCGGCGATCTCGTCGAGCGCGATGTGCGACGAGATGAGCGCCTCGACCGGCAGCCGGCCCTCGCGCCACAGCTCGGCGTAGCGCGGGATGTCCCGCGACGGCACGGCGGACCCGAGGTAGCTCCCGACGATCGTGCGCGCCTCGGCGGTGATCGTGAGCGGCGACACCTGCGCGAGCGCGGTCGGCGACGGCAGCCCGACTGTCACGGTGCGCCCGCCCGGCGCGGTCAGCGCGAACGCCGTCTCGAAGGCGCGCGGATGCCCCGCCGCCTCGACCACGAGCGGTGCGCGCAAGCCCGCCGCGACCGCCTCGTCGGGCGTCATCGCCGCCGTGGCGCCCAGCTCGCGGGCGCGATCGAGCTTCGCCGGGACGGCGTCGACGCCGATGACGCGCCCGTGCCGCAGCGACACCGCGGTGATGAGCGCCGCCATGCCGACGCCGCCGAGCCCGACGACGACCACGTCCTGTCCGGGCTGCACCGCGCCCGCGTTCACGACCGCCCCGCCGCCGGTGAGCACCGCGCAGCCGAGCACCGCCGCGACATCCGCCGGCACGTCGGATCCGACGACCACCGCCGAGCGGCGATCGACCACGGCGTGGGTCGCGAACCCCGAGACGCCGAGGTGGTGGTGCACGGGCTCGCCGCCGCGGTGCAGGCGGATGCTCCCGTCGAACAGCGTCCCCGCCGTGTTCGCGGCGGTGCCGGGCACGCAGGGCATGACGCCGCCGGTGCGGCATCCGTCGCAGTCGCCGCACCGCGGCAGGAACGCGGTGACCACCCGGTCGCCGACGGCGAAGCCAGCAGCGGATGCCGCGGCGCCGACCTCCTCGACGATGCCCGCGGCCTCGTGGCCGAGCAGCATCGGCACCGGACGCGGCCGATTGCCGTCGACCACCGAGAGGTCGGAGTGGCAGACGCCGGCCGCCTCGATGCGCACGAGCAACTCGTCGGGACCGGGCGCATCGAGCTGGAGCTCCGAGACGGTGATCGGCTTCGAGTCGGCGTAGGGCCAGTCGCGCCCGAGCTCCTCGAGCACGGCGCCCGTGATCGTGCGGCTGCGGGCGGTCGCGGTCGCGGCAGTGCCGGTGGGTTCGGTCGCGGTGGTTGTCGCTCCGGTCGCGGGTTCGGTCATGGTGACTCCTGAATCGAAGGACGCGACGAGTGGGCGGTCCCGGCGAATCCCGGCGCCGATGCCGCGCCGAGATCGCCCACTCGCGGGATGTGCGGGGAAGGTGAGGGAATCGTCGGGGAGGCGGACGCGCACGGATGCCGCGGCACGGCCGGTTCCGGAGTACCAGCCGCCCGCGGCATCCGCTGAGCCCTTACGCCTCGACCCGCTCGGCGAGCTTTTCGCGGTCGGCGTCGTCGATCGAGCGCAGCGAGATGCCCACCGTCTCGCGGAGCGCGATGACCGCGACGAGCGTGACCGCCGCGGCGAGCGCGAGGTAGATCGCCACGGGCACCCACGAGCCGTAGGTCGAAAGGAGCAGGGTCGCGATGATCGGCGCGAGCGATCCGGCGACGATCGACGTGACCTGGTAGCCGAGCGAGACGCCCGAGTAGCGCATGCGCGTCGGGAACATCTCGGCCATGATGGCGGGCTGGCCGGCGTACATGAGCGCGTGGATCATGAGGCCGAGGATGAGCACGCCGACGATGAGCCAGTCGTTCTCGGTGTCGAACAGCGGGAAGGCGATGAAGCCCCAGACGGCCGCGAGCACGGCGCCGGTCGCGTAGACCGGCTTGCGGCCGAGCTTGTCGCTGAAGCGGCCGACGACGGGGATCACCGCGAAGTGCACGACATGCGCGAACAGGATGAGCGTGAGGATCGTCGACGTGTTCATGCCGAGGTGCGCGGACATGTAGGTGATCGAGAACGTCACGACGAGGTAGTACATGATGTTCTCGCCGAAGCGCAGTCCCATGGCGGTGAAGACGCCGCGCGGGTAGCGCTTGAGCACCTCGAGCACGCCGTAGCGGGTGCGCTTGTCCTGCTCGGCCTCGGCCTGCGCCTCGATGAAGATCGGCGCATCGGTGACCTTGGTGCGGATGTAGTAGCCGACCGCGACGATCACGACCGACAGCCAGAACGCGACGCGCCAGCCCCAGCTGAGGAACGCCTCCTCGGAGAGCGTCCACGAGAGCGTGAGGAGCACGACGGTCGCGATGAGGTTGCCGGCGGGCACGGCGGCCTGCGGCCAGCTCGCCCAGAAACCGCGCTCCTTGTCGGGCGAGTGCTCGGCGACGAGGAGCACGGCACCGCCCCACTCGCCGCCGACCGCAAAGCCCTGGAAGAAGCGGAGCACCACGAGCAGGATCGGCGCGGCGTAGCCGATCGCGTCGAACGTCGGCAGGCAGCCCATGAGGAACGTACTGACGCCCACGAGGATGATCGCGAGCTGCAGCAGGCGCTTGCGGCCGTACTTGTCGCCGAAGTGGCCGAACACGATGCCGCCGAGCGGGCGGGCGATGAAGCCGACCGCGTAGGTGAGGAACGCCTTGATGATGTTGTCGAGCGGGTTCTCGCTCGGCGGGAAGAAGATCACGTTGAAGACGAGCGTGGCGGCGGTGGCGTAGAGGAAGAACTCGTACCACTCCACGATGGTGCCGGCCATCGAGGCCGCGACGACCTTGCGCAGTCCGCTGCGCGCGGTCGAGCCGGATGCCCCGGACGATGGGGATTGCTGGGACGT is a genomic window containing:
- a CDS encoding FAD-binding oxidoreductase, with protein sequence MSILSELSERVPGRAFGPGSTEYDDGRTVFYGPGDPEAVFRPTTAEEVAAAVRAAVDANLPIAVRSGGHGSMPATGGVVIDMAEFDGVDLLDGDLVRVGTGAHWGDVAAAIAPHGLAITSGDTLDVGVGGLALGGGIGWLVRTHGLTIDLVREIEFVTAAGAVLTVTAESHPDLFWALRGGGGNFGIATRFVLQASPVGELVGGHLHFDQSQVGDVLRAWRDITLASPDELNSTLIVMPAIMPELPAGPQLAVALRGTEEELRRLLEPLLSLPSITDVSLGPVAYAELLEAAPPGRPPFQFVGGNGFVADVSDELLAAAERAYAGPAPTMVMLRALGGAFTRVESDATAVAYRDAQAFFMVNSLLPLDAPASDVAAVRLVVDEPLSHTAGHYSNFTQEFGDDVTAIIYPPETLARLKRVKADVDPDDVFRPAHHITPA
- a CDS encoding DUF1349 domain-containing protein, which gives rise to MEQRRVEWTAGRWTRDPVSTRQDGDDLVVRAAEGSDYWRTTHYGFIHDDGHGLLAPWPADAAVEVTFDASALTALYDQAGILLWVGDEQWVKAGLEVSDGVLHLGAVVTNGVSDWSMAPVPEWAGQLVTIRASRSGELGDDITLRARTASSGWRTLRVAPFPAAAASAGPMVCAPLRGDLEVRFTGWVLAPADDDLHEDPPLG
- a CDS encoding GIY-YIG nuclease family protein, translated to MTCGIILADGRACDEPVEAGAPLNLCTGHLLEAHDWVARAVGTTDLLPSPCLACGSRIGVRYPSGWVCAECEWRVGEVPDDELDRPRVEVVYYIRYRDQIKIGTSVNPRLRLASLPHDEVLAFERGGRAVEQRRHVQFAAHRFAGTEWFAVHDALLEHIAELSAGVDDPWREYERWVLRRVALRTS
- a CDS encoding MarR family winged helix-turn-helix transcriptional regulator — translated: MLALENQVCFALAVAARGVIGVYRPILEPLGLTHPQYLVMLALWGRSPRTVRDLGEALQLEPATLSPLLKRLEAQGYVTRERSARDERALDVALTDAGRALRERALAIPPQVVDRLGMSLDELGALRDRLAEVIAAVQRG
- a CDS encoding DM13 domain-containing protein, giving the protein MPDAPDPVDRATDAAAPRSGRRRVWWWVIGGVLVAGAVIAALVFQPWLLFIDVRVDDAIPVTSPTAAATPSAGDDSSSPPVARDTPLPSTPAEPAGPVELSSGSLISHEHETTGTVRVIQLPDGTRQLAIEDLQTTNGPDVHVWLSAGPVIEGFDGWFTAGGHPYVDLGMIKGNQGNQLYDIPVDVDLAAYPTVDLWCVQFSVSFGAAALVPS
- a CDS encoding NAD(P)-dependent oxidoreductase, which translates into the protein MATIAWIGLGHMGGPMSGNLVAAGHEVRGVDPDPACRAAAAEHGVQVVDSIADAVQGADAAFTSLPRGEHVREVLGGAGGVWETAPTTALLLDTSTVDVETSRWSHDQSAARGFRFVDSPVSGGIAGAHAGTLTFMLGGEEAAVAEAAELVEPMAGHVFRVGGPTMGIAAKLANNLMLFVSLLGVSEGSQLAAELGLDAETFFQVASVSSGDSWPLRTWYPVPGVVPTSPANRNFDATFTTVLAQKDLSFAVAAGDVAGLHLPASRIALDQFDQLIDEGYGGKDCSLIVKYASADGSIEGFDPDA
- a CDS encoding alcohol dehydrogenase catalytic domain-containing protein encodes the protein MTEPATGATTTATEPTGTAATATARSRTITGAVLEELGRDWPYADSKPITVSELQLDAPGPDELLVRIEAAGVCHSDLSVVDGNRPRPVPMLLGHEAAGIVEEVGAAASAAGFAVGDRVVTAFLPRCGDCDGCRTGGVMPCVPGTAANTAGTLFDGSIRLHRGGEPVHHHLGVSGFATHAVVDRRSAVVVGSDVPADVAAVLGCAVLTGGGAVVNAGAVQPGQDVVVVGLGGVGMAALITAVSLRHGRVIGVDAVPAKLDRARELGATAAMTPDEAVAAGLRAPLVVEAAGHPRAFETAFALTAPGGRTVTVGLPSPTALAQVSPLTITAEARTIVGSYLGSAVPSRDIPRYAELWREGRLPVEALISSHIALDEIAAAMDTLAEGRAIRQVIRF
- a CDS encoding MFS transporter; the protein is MAVGNSTQGTSQQSPSSGASGSTARSGLRKVVAASMAGTIVEWYEFFLYATAATLVFNVIFFPPSENPLDNIIKAFLTYAVGFIARPLGGIVFGHFGDKYGRKRLLQLAIILVGVSTFLMGCLPTFDAIGYAAPILLVVLRFFQGFAVGGEWGGAVLLVAEHSPDKERGFWASWPQAAVPAGNLIATVVLLTLSWTLSEEAFLSWGWRVAFWLSVVIVAVGYYIRTKVTDAPIFIEAQAEAEQDKRTRYGVLEVLKRYPRGVFTAMGLRFGENIMYYLVVTFSITYMSAHLGMNTSTILTLILFAHVVHFAVIPVVGRFSDKLGRKPVYATGAVLAAVWGFIAFPLFDTENDWLIVGVLILGLMIHALMYAGQPAIMAEMFPTRMRYSGVSLGYQVTSIVAGSLAPIIATLLLSTYGSWVPVAIYLALAAAVTLVAVIALRETVGISLRSIDDADREKLAERVEA